From the genome of Perca flavescens isolate YP-PL-M2 chromosome 12, PFLA_1.0, whole genome shotgun sequence, one region includes:
- the LOC114565881 gene encoding high choriolytic enzyme 1-like, producing the protein MSPSASLLLLLLLLLLLGLSQALPLPDTVDITTRILTSNKGIDEILLQGDLLVPSTRDALMCPNQNCFWKKNSSGLVTVPFTVSNEYTSSEKQLIVKALQGFHSTTCIRFMPRNNEADYISVENKSGCFSFLGKVGGSQVISLQRPGCVSYGIIQHEFNHALGFWHEHTRSDRDNYVRINWANMDPQMAFNFNKQDTNNLNTSYDYSSIMHYGRTTFSINGQDTITPIPDPNVLIGQKQGLSSLDIIRINKLYSC; encoded by the coding sequence ATGAGTCCCTCTGccagcctgctgctgctgctgctgctgctgctgctgctcggcCTCTCTCAGGCACTTCCTCTTCCAGACACCGTCGACATCACCACCAGGATTCTGACCTCCAACAAGGGCATCGATGAGATCCTGCTGCAAGGAGACCTGCTGGTTCCCAGTACCAGAGATGCCCTAATGTGCCCTAACCAGAACTGCTTCTGGAAGAAAAACTCCAGTGGCCTGGTGACAGTCCCCTTCACCGTGAGCAATGAGTACACCAGCTCAGAGAAGCAGCTGATTGTCAAAGCCTTGCAGGGCTTCCACAGCACAACCTGTATCCGCTTTATGCCCCGTAACAACGAGGCCGACTACATCAGTGTGGAGAACAAATCAGGATGTTTCTCCTTTCTGGGCAAAGTGGGAGGCAGTCAGGTTATCTCTCTGCAGAGGCCAGGCTGCGTCTCCTACGGCATCATCCAGCACGAGTTCAACCACGCTCTGGGCTTCTGGCACGAACACACCAGGAGCGATCGCGACAACTACGTCAGGATCAATTGGGCCAACATGGACCCTCAGATGGCCTTCAACTTCAACAAGCAGGACACCAACAACCTGAACACTTCCTACGACTACAGCTCCATCATGCACTATGGAAGAACAACCTTCTCCATCAACGGGCAGGACACCATCACCCCCATCCCCGACCCTAACGTTCTGATCGGCCAGAAGCAGGGCTTGTCCTCCTTGGACATCATAAGAATCAATAAGCTTTACAGCTGCTAA